One part of the Raphanus sativus cultivar WK10039 chromosome 7, ASM80110v3, whole genome shotgun sequence genome encodes these proteins:
- the LOC108818482 gene encoding probable lactoylglutathione lyase, chloroplastic yields the protein MRIISMASTTIRPSLGCFSASPRFPFVSSRNLSRPTLSSFSHVNQSKALTVRRSVRCLGGVAESGNAAQAVTEEDLLKWVKNDNRRMLHVVYRVGDLDRTIKFYTECLGMKLLRKRDIPEEKYTNAFLGYGPEDSHFVIELTYNYGVDKYDIGAGFGHFGIAVDDVAKTVELIKAKGGKVTREPGAVKGGKTVIAFIEDPDGYKFELLERGPTPEPLCQVMLRVGDLDRSIKFYEKAFGMELLRTRDNPEYKYTIAMMGYGPEDKTAVLELTYNYGVTEYDKGNAYAQIAIGTDDVYKTAEAVKLFGGKITREPGPLPGISTKITACLDPDGWKSVFVDNVDFLKELE from the exons ATGAGGATAATTTCAATGGCGTCCACCACCATCCGACCTTCCCTGGGCTGCTTCTCTGCATCTCCTCGCTTCCCCTTCGTCTCCTCCCGGAATCTCTCTCGCCCCACCCTCTCTTCTTTCTCCC ATGTTAATCAGTCAAAGGCTTTGACTGTGAGAAGAAGCGTAAGGTGCTTAGGAGGAGTAGCTGAATCTGGAAACGCGGCTCAAGCAGTTACGGAAGAGGATCTTCTCAAGTGGGTCAAAAATGATAACAGAAGAATGCTTCATGTCGTTTACCGTGTTGGCGACTTGGACCGCACTATTAA ATTCTATACGGAATGTCTTGGGATGAAGCTTCTACGCAAGCGTGATATACCGGAAGAGAAGTATACTAATGCTTTCCTTGGTTATGGTCCTGAAGATTCACACTTCGTCATTGAGCTCACTTATA aTTATGGAGTTGACAAGTATGACATTGGAGCAGGTTTTGGTCACTTTGGTATTGCTGTCGACGAC GTGGCGAAAACTGTAGAACTGATAAAAGCCAAGGGAGGGAAAGTAACAAGGGAGCCTGGTgctgtcaaaggtggcaaaactGTTATCGCCTTCATTGAAGATCCTGATGGTTACAAATTTGAACTCTTGGAAAGAGGTCCTACACCTGAACCTCTTTGTCAAGTTATGCTCCGTGTTGGTGATCTCGACAGGTCCATCAAATTCTATGAGAAG gCTTTTGGAATGGAGCTTCTGCGCACAAGAGACAACCCAGAGTACAAG TACACGATAGCTATGATGGGATATGGTCCAGAAGATAAAACTGCAGTCCTGGAGCTGACATATAACTATGGTGTCACTGAATATGATAAAGGAAATGCTTATGCTCAg ATTGCAATAGGGACGGATGACGTGTACAAAACCGCAGAGGCTGTAAAACTCTTTGGTGGGAAAATCACGAGGGAGCCTGGTCCCTTACCAGGTATAAGCACGAAGATCACCGCGTGTTTGGATCCTGATGGTTGGAAGTCG GTGTTTGTGGACAACGTTGATTTTCTCAAAGAACTGGAGTGA
- the LOC108817959 gene encoding probable plastidic glucose transporter 2 produces MWGSQSSSMYKRTSSRDYSPAVDVEDNNNSRLLLVDDDVDVSKETETTNPPWICSLPHVLVATLSSFLFGYHLGVVNEPLESISSDLGFTGNTLAEGLVVSVCLGGAFIGSLFSGGAADGLGRRRAFQLSALPMILGAFVSGVSNSLGVMLLGRFLVGTGMGLGPPVAALYVTEVSPAFVRGTYGSFIQIATCLGLMAALFIGIPVHSITGWWRVCFWLSTIPAAALALGMFFCAESPQWLFKQGKIAEAEAEFERLLGGSHVKTAMAELHKLELDKTDEPDVVTLTELLYGRHSRVVFIGSTLFALQQLSGINAVFYFSSTVFKSAGVPSDMANIFVGISNLLGSLIAMVLMDKLGRKLLLLWSFIGMAVAMALQVGATSSYLPHFPALCLSVGGTLVFVLTFALGAGPVPGLLLPEIFPSRIRAKALALCLSVHWVINFFVGLLFLKLLEQLGPRLLYSMFSTFCLMAVMFVKRNVIETKGKTLQEIEISLLAKP; encoded by the exons ATGTGGGGATCGCAATCGTCTTCGATGTACAAGAGAACGTCATCGAGAGATTATTCTCCAGCGGTCGACGTCGAAGATAACAACAACTCACGTCTTTTACTGGTTGATGATGACGTCGACGTGAGCAAGGAAACGGAAACCACAAATCCGCCATGGATCTGCTCTCTCCCACACGTCCTCGTCGCTACGCTCTCGTCTTTCCTCTTCGGCTACCACTTAGG AGTTGTTAATGAACCGCTTGAAAGCATTTCTTCAGATCTTGGCTTTACTGGAAACACATTAGCTGAAG GCTTGGTGGTTAGTGTGTGTCTTGGTGGCGCATTTATCGGTTCTTTATTCAGCGGTGGAGCTGCTGATGGACTCGGACGACGGCGAGCCTTTCAGCTTTCTGCTTTGCCTATGATTTTAGGTGCTTTCGTTAG tGGAGTTAGTAACAGCTTAGGTGTCATGCTTTTGGGAAGATTCTTGGTTGGGACTGGCATGGGTCTTGGCCCTCCTGTGGCTGCACTATATGTCACAGAGGTATCGCCAGCTTTTGTAAGGGGGACTTATGGAAGCTTCATACAGATAGCTACATGTCTGGGATTGATGGCGGCCCTGTTTATAGGGATTCCAGTCCATAGCATTACTGGTTG GTGGCGTGTCTGTTTCTGGTTATCAACCATTCCTGCTGCAGCACTCGCTCTAGGGATGTTCTTCTGTGCCGAGTCTCCCCAGTGGCTATTTAAG CAAGGGAAGATAGCTGAAGCGGAAGCTGAGTTTGAGAGGCTGCTTGGAGGATCTCATGTGAAAACAGCTATGGCAGAATTACACAAACTAGAGTTAGACAAAACGGATGAGCCAGATGTTGTGACTCTCACCGAGCTCTTATATGGTCGGCATTCAAGAG TTGTTTTTATTGGATCAACCCTGTTTGCTTTGCAACAGCTATCTGGTATAAATGctgttttttatttctcttctaCCGTTTTCAAAAGTGCCGGAGTTCCATCAGACATGGCCAACATATTTGTCGGAATTTCAAACCTCTTGG GGTCTCTAATCGCAATGGTGTTGATGGATAAACTAGGAAGAAAGCTTCTTCTCCTTTGGAGTTTCATTGGCATG GCAGTAGCAATGGCACTTCAAGTTGGTGCGACAAGTTCATACTTGCCACATTTTCCGGCTTTGTGTTTATCAGTCGGTGGAACTCTTGT GTTTGTGCTAACATTCGCCCTAGGAGCTGGTCCAGTACCAGGTTTACTCCTGCCTGAAATCTTCCCAAGTCGAATCAGAGCAAAAGCTTTGGCTCTCTGCTTGTCTGTGCATTGg GTCATAAATTTCTTCGTGGGGTTACTATTCCTGAAATTGCTTGAGCAGCTTGGTCCTCGGCTACTATACTCGATGTTCTCAACGTTCTGTTTAATGGCAGTGATGTTCGTGAAGAGGAACGTGATCGAGACTAAAGGGAAAACACTTCAAGAGATTGAGATTTCTCTACTAGCCAAACCATGA
- the LOC108817396 gene encoding calmodulin-binding transcription activator 4 isoform X2 has product MQSQYDVTTLYQEGQTRWLKPPEVHFILLNHERYQLTDKPPHKPSSGSLFLYNKRVLKFYRKDGHQWKKKKDGRAIAEAHERLKVGNAEALQCYYAHGEHEPSFQRRIYWILDPEYEHIALVHYRDVSDVKEVKQTGGTVLQFSLNPSTLFTSPGYSSHCIGVSSDIRHQQHSSTSAAGNVEVNSNSNGGVETRKGSGRSSYEREALKRLEEQLSLGDDDDNVVQNESLDSLQFLDIEHLVPPAIVHQRPETSSKLGRCYGGSVGPQYNTVGPLYYHKESLESLLSSECSEDTNHLAQPAAGHQRPESNRLERCLGGHIGADYHSNNLMLVKNDSDGSGGSGDQKPKYWKDVLEACDSSIALTSEGSTPSSAKGLLAGMQEDSNWSYSNQADQATLLLPQELGSCFELPTCYSELRARENNADNSRMKQPFEQVMSQTVAYKQKFTIQDISPEWGYANETTKVIIVGSFLCDPKQSTWSCMFGSTEAPFEIIKEGVLRCQAPPCGPGKVNLCITSGDGLSCSQTKEFEYHDKPDTSSFPKCSRDELLLLVRLVQTLVSDSKSNLEPWSHILETVLDGTATSSSTVDWLLRELLKDKLDAWLSSRTRQDEEDQPSCCSLSKQEQGIIHMVSGLGFEWALHIILACGVSVDFRDINGWSALHWAARFGSEKMVAALIASGASAGAVTDPTAQDPAGKTAASIAASNGHKGLAGYLSEVALTNHLSSLTLEETEKSKETAQLQAEMTLNSISKRSPYSLKDTLAAVRNAAQAAARIQAAFRAHSFRKRQQREAAAYFREYGIYADIKGISAMSKLAFGNVKNYHSAALSIQKNYRRYKRRKEFLSLRKKVVKIQAHVRGYQIRKHYKVICWAVGILDKVVLRWRRKGAGLRGFRQDVEDSEEEEDILKVFRKQKVDVAVNEAFSRVLSMANSPEARQQYHRVLKRYCQTKAELGKTESLGAGGDEDDDLFDLADMEDDSLFAL; this is encoded by the exons ATGCAGTCCC aATACGATGTTACTACTCTGTACCAAGAAGGGCAGACTCGTTGGTTGAAACCTCCCGAGGTGCACTTCATTTTGCTGAATCATGAACGATATCAGTTAACTGATAAGCCACCTCATAAGCCTTCAA GTGGATCTTTGTTTCTTTACAATAAAAGGGTTCT aaagttctaccGTAAAGATGGACATCAatggaagaaaaagaaggatggtagaGCTATTGCTGAAGCTCACGAACGgcttaa a GTGGGTAACGCGGAGGCTTTACAATGTTATTATGCACATGGAGAGCATGAGCCTTCTTTTCAAAGGCGTATCTACTGGATACTAGATCC GGAATACGAACACATTGCCCTTGTTCATTACAGGGATGTGAGTGATGTTAAAGAG GTAAAACAAACTGGTGGAACTGTTCTGCAGTTTTCACTGAATCCTTCAACTCTCTTTACAAGTCCAGGCTACAGTAGTCACTGCATTGGTGTCTCTAGCGACATACGTCATCAGCAGCATTCATCTACTTCGGCGGCGGGCAACGTAGAGGTTAACTCTAATAGTAACGGAGGAGTTGAGACCCGGAAAGGCAGTGGAAGAAGTTCTTATGAGCGGGAGGCTTTAAAGAGGCTTGAGGAACAACTTAGtcttggtgatgatgatgataatgttGTTCAAAACGAAAGTTTGGATAGTCTCCAGTTTCTAGATATTGAACACCTTGTTCCACCAGCAATTGTACATCAGAGACCAGAGACTAGCAGCAAACTAGGGAGATGTTACGGAGGGTCTGTTGGACCCCAGTATAATACTGTTGGTCCACTCTACTATCATAAAGAGAGTTTGGAGAGTCTCTTATCTTCAGAGTGTAGTGAGGATACCAACCACCTTGCTCAACCAGCAGCTGGACATCAAAGACCGGAGAGTAACAGACTGGAGCGATGTTTAGGAGGGCATATTGGAGCCGATTATCACTCCAACAATCTCATGCTCGTAAAGAATGATTCAG ATGGTAGTGGAGGGAGTGGTGATCAAAAGCCTAAGTATTGGAAAGATGTGCTGGAGGCATGTGATTCTTCTATAGCTCTTACCTCTGAG GGAAGCACACCAAGTTCAGCGAAAGGATTGTTAGCTGGAATGCAGGAAGATTCTAACTGGAGTTACAGCAACCAGGCTGACCAAG CTACACTGTTGTTGCCTCAAGAACTTGGTTCTTGTTTTGAACTTCCTACTTGTTATTCTGAGCTGAGAGCTCGGGAAAATAATGCCGACAACAGTAGAATGAAGCAGCCTTTCGAGCAAGTAATGAGTCAGACGGTTGCATATAAGCAAAAGTTTACTATCCAGGACATATCACCAGAGTGGGGTTACGCCAATGAAACTACAAAG GTGATAATCGTTGGATCATTTCTCTGTGATCCAAAACAATCTACATGGTCTTGCATGTTTGGGAGTACTGAAGCTCCTTTCGAGATCATCAAGGAAGGCGTCTTACGGTGCCAAGCCCCTCCATGTGGCCCTGGAAAAGTCAATTTATGCATTACTTCTGGAGATGGACTCTCGTGTAGCCAAACAAAGGAGTTTGAGTATCATGACAAGCCTGACACATCTTCTTTCCCCAAGTGCAGTCGAGATGAGCTTTTGTTACTTGTAAGGCTTGTGCAAACACTTGTATCAGACAGTAAAAGTAACCTAGAGCCGTGGAGCCATATCTTAGAAACGGTTCTAGATGGCACTGCAACATCATCAAGTACAGTTGATTGGCTTCTACGAGAACTGCTTAAAGACAAGCTGGATGCGTGGCTGTCTTCAAGAACCCGCCAAGATGAAGAAGATCAACCATCTTGTTGTTCTTTGTCAAAGCAAGAACAAGGCATTATTCATATGGTTTCAGGCCTTGGCTTCGAGTGGGCACTCCATATAATTCTTGCCTGTGGAGTCAGTGTGGATTTTCGTGATATTAATGGATGGAGTGCTCTGCATTGGGCTGCACGTTTCGGGAG TGAAAAGATGGTAGCTGCCCTTATAGCTTCAGGGGCATCAGCTGGAGCAGTGACTGATCCCACTGCACAAGACCCGGCTGGTAAAACCGCAGCTTCAATAGCTGCCTCTAATGGCCACAAGGGTCTTGCAGGTTATCTATCAGAGGTGGCGTTAACAAACCATCTCTCCTCGCTCACACTCGAAGAAACCGAAAAATCTAAAGAGACTGCTCAGTTGCAAGCAGAGATGACTTTGAACTCCATCTCAAAACGAAGTCCATATTCACTTAAAGACACACTAGCTGCAGTGAGAAACGCAGCTCAAGCAGCTGCGAGAATCCAAGCAGCGTTTCGTGCACATTCGTTCAGAAAGCGACAGCAGAGAGAAGCAGCTGCTTACTTTCGAGAGTATGGGATCTATGCAGATATTAAAGGCATCTCGGCCATGTCTAAGCTAGCGTTTGGAAATGTAAAGAACTACCATTCGGCTGCTTTGTCTATTCAGAAGAATTACCGCCGGTATAAACGCCGTAAAGAGTTTCTCTCGCTTCGCAAGAAAGTTGTGAAGATACAG GCTCATGTTCGAGGTTACCAGATAAGGAAGCATTACAAGGTTATCTGCTGGGCGGTAGGGATATTAGATAAGGTTGTGCTGAGGTGGAGAAGAAAAGGAGCTGGGCTAAGAGGGTTCAGGCAAGACGTGGAAGACAGTGAAGAGGAGGAAGACATTCTCAAGGTGTTCCGTAAGCAGAAAGTAGACGTTGCAGTGAACGAGGCTTTCTCACGTGTTCTGTCGATGGCTAACTCTCCAGAGGCTCGCCAGCAGTACCACCGCGTGCTCAAGAGATACTGTCAGACAAAG GCTGAGCTTGGCAAAACAGAGTCATTAGGAGCAGGTGGTGACGAGGATGACGATTTGTTTGACTTGGCTGATATGGAAGATGACAGTTTGTTTGCACTTTAG
- the LOC108817396 gene encoding calmodulin-binding transcription activator 4 isoform X1 — translation MQGVSDMLKALNNLVGNAEALQCYYAHGEHEPSFQRRIYWILDPEYEHIALVHYRDVSDVKEVKQTGGTVLQFSLNPSTLFTSPGYSSHCIGVSSDIRHQQHSSTSAAGNVEVNSNSNGGVETRKGSGRSSYEREALKRLEEQLSLGDDDDNVVQNESLDSLQFLDIEHLVPPAIVHQRPETSSKLGRCYGGSVGPQYNTVGPLYYHKESLESLLSSECSEDTNHLAQPAAGHQRPESNRLERCLGGHIGADYHSNNLMLVKNDSDGSGGSGDQKPKYWKDVLEACDSSIALTSEGSTPSSAKGLLAGMQEDSNWSYSNQADQATLLLPQELGSCFELPTCYSELRARENNADNSRMKQPFEQVMSQTVAYKQKFTIQDISPEWGYANETTKVIIVGSFLCDPKQSTWSCMFGSTEAPFEIIKEGVLRCQAPPCGPGKVNLCITSGDGLSCSQTKEFEYHDKPDTSSFPKCSRDELLLLVRLVQTLVSDSKSNLEPWSHILETVLDGTATSSSTVDWLLRELLKDKLDAWLSSRTRQDEEDQPSCCSLSKQEQGIIHMVSGLGFEWALHIILACGVSVDFRDINGWSALHWAARFGSEKMVAALIASGASAGAVTDPTAQDPAGKTAASIAASNGHKGLAGYLSEVALTNHLSSLTLEETEKSKETAQLQAEMTLNSISKRSPYSLKDTLAAVRNAAQAAARIQAAFRAHSFRKRQQREAAAYFREYGIYADIKGISAMSKLAFGNVKNYHSAALSIQKNYRRYKRRKEFLSLRKKVVKIQAHVRGYQIRKHYKVICWAVGILDKVVLRWRRKGAGLRGFRQDVEDSEEEEDILKVFRKQKVDVAVNEAFSRVLSMANSPEARQQYHRVLKRYCQTKAELGKTESLGAGGDEDDDLFDLADMEDDSLFAL, via the exons ATGCAGGGGGTCTCTGATATGTTGAAGGCTCTAAACAATTTa GTGGGTAACGCGGAGGCTTTACAATGTTATTATGCACATGGAGAGCATGAGCCTTCTTTTCAAAGGCGTATCTACTGGATACTAGATCC GGAATACGAACACATTGCCCTTGTTCATTACAGGGATGTGAGTGATGTTAAAGAG GTAAAACAAACTGGTGGAACTGTTCTGCAGTTTTCACTGAATCCTTCAACTCTCTTTACAAGTCCAGGCTACAGTAGTCACTGCATTGGTGTCTCTAGCGACATACGTCATCAGCAGCATTCATCTACTTCGGCGGCGGGCAACGTAGAGGTTAACTCTAATAGTAACGGAGGAGTTGAGACCCGGAAAGGCAGTGGAAGAAGTTCTTATGAGCGGGAGGCTTTAAAGAGGCTTGAGGAACAACTTAGtcttggtgatgatgatgataatgttGTTCAAAACGAAAGTTTGGATAGTCTCCAGTTTCTAGATATTGAACACCTTGTTCCACCAGCAATTGTACATCAGAGACCAGAGACTAGCAGCAAACTAGGGAGATGTTACGGAGGGTCTGTTGGACCCCAGTATAATACTGTTGGTCCACTCTACTATCATAAAGAGAGTTTGGAGAGTCTCTTATCTTCAGAGTGTAGTGAGGATACCAACCACCTTGCTCAACCAGCAGCTGGACATCAAAGACCGGAGAGTAACAGACTGGAGCGATGTTTAGGAGGGCATATTGGAGCCGATTATCACTCCAACAATCTCATGCTCGTAAAGAATGATTCAG ATGGTAGTGGAGGGAGTGGTGATCAAAAGCCTAAGTATTGGAAAGATGTGCTGGAGGCATGTGATTCTTCTATAGCTCTTACCTCTGAG GGAAGCACACCAAGTTCAGCGAAAGGATTGTTAGCTGGAATGCAGGAAGATTCTAACTGGAGTTACAGCAACCAGGCTGACCAAG CTACACTGTTGTTGCCTCAAGAACTTGGTTCTTGTTTTGAACTTCCTACTTGTTATTCTGAGCTGAGAGCTCGGGAAAATAATGCCGACAACAGTAGAATGAAGCAGCCTTTCGAGCAAGTAATGAGTCAGACGGTTGCATATAAGCAAAAGTTTACTATCCAGGACATATCACCAGAGTGGGGTTACGCCAATGAAACTACAAAG GTGATAATCGTTGGATCATTTCTCTGTGATCCAAAACAATCTACATGGTCTTGCATGTTTGGGAGTACTGAAGCTCCTTTCGAGATCATCAAGGAAGGCGTCTTACGGTGCCAAGCCCCTCCATGTGGCCCTGGAAAAGTCAATTTATGCATTACTTCTGGAGATGGACTCTCGTGTAGCCAAACAAAGGAGTTTGAGTATCATGACAAGCCTGACACATCTTCTTTCCCCAAGTGCAGTCGAGATGAGCTTTTGTTACTTGTAAGGCTTGTGCAAACACTTGTATCAGACAGTAAAAGTAACCTAGAGCCGTGGAGCCATATCTTAGAAACGGTTCTAGATGGCACTGCAACATCATCAAGTACAGTTGATTGGCTTCTACGAGAACTGCTTAAAGACAAGCTGGATGCGTGGCTGTCTTCAAGAACCCGCCAAGATGAAGAAGATCAACCATCTTGTTGTTCTTTGTCAAAGCAAGAACAAGGCATTATTCATATGGTTTCAGGCCTTGGCTTCGAGTGGGCACTCCATATAATTCTTGCCTGTGGAGTCAGTGTGGATTTTCGTGATATTAATGGATGGAGTGCTCTGCATTGGGCTGCACGTTTCGGGAG TGAAAAGATGGTAGCTGCCCTTATAGCTTCAGGGGCATCAGCTGGAGCAGTGACTGATCCCACTGCACAAGACCCGGCTGGTAAAACCGCAGCTTCAATAGCTGCCTCTAATGGCCACAAGGGTCTTGCAGGTTATCTATCAGAGGTGGCGTTAACAAACCATCTCTCCTCGCTCACACTCGAAGAAACCGAAAAATCTAAAGAGACTGCTCAGTTGCAAGCAGAGATGACTTTGAACTCCATCTCAAAACGAAGTCCATATTCACTTAAAGACACACTAGCTGCAGTGAGAAACGCAGCTCAAGCAGCTGCGAGAATCCAAGCAGCGTTTCGTGCACATTCGTTCAGAAAGCGACAGCAGAGAGAAGCAGCTGCTTACTTTCGAGAGTATGGGATCTATGCAGATATTAAAGGCATCTCGGCCATGTCTAAGCTAGCGTTTGGAAATGTAAAGAACTACCATTCGGCTGCTTTGTCTATTCAGAAGAATTACCGCCGGTATAAACGCCGTAAAGAGTTTCTCTCGCTTCGCAAGAAAGTTGTGAAGATACAG GCTCATGTTCGAGGTTACCAGATAAGGAAGCATTACAAGGTTATCTGCTGGGCGGTAGGGATATTAGATAAGGTTGTGCTGAGGTGGAGAAGAAAAGGAGCTGGGCTAAGAGGGTTCAGGCAAGACGTGGAAGACAGTGAAGAGGAGGAAGACATTCTCAAGGTGTTCCGTAAGCAGAAAGTAGACGTTGCAGTGAACGAGGCTTTCTCACGTGTTCTGTCGATGGCTAACTCTCCAGAGGCTCGCCAGCAGTACCACCGCGTGCTCAAGAGATACTGTCAGACAAAG GCTGAGCTTGGCAAAACAGAGTCATTAGGAGCAGGTGGTGACGAGGATGACGATTTGTTTGACTTGGCTGATATGGAAGATGACAGTTTGTTTGCACTTTAG
- the LOC108817196 gene encoding aldehyde oxidase GLOX1-like, translating into MRASRRLLWKLSVIVLLAVYSQPSFSEEENCPANAGSSETGNRREAAELKQPEQGNLPEMNWPGKWELFLKNSGVSAMHAILMPKINQVQFYDATIWRISKIKLPPGVPCHVYDTKTGATDCWAHSVLVDIETGNIRPLALSTDTWCSSGGLTINGTLVSTGGFQGGGNTARYLATCKNCGWVEYPTALAARRWYSTQATLPDGRFVVVGGRDALNYEYILPEGMDNKKLYDSPLLRETDDPAENNLYPFVWLNTDGNLFMFANNRSILLNPNTNRVIREFPQLPGGARNYPGSASSALLPIRLGTENPAVIPADVIICGGAKQDAFYRAETKKVYEPALKDCNRITITSRNPQWITETMPMPRVMSDAVLLPNGEVLIINGVRRGTSGWGNGRDPIFTPIIYAPNKPLGQRFKELAPSPIPRVYHSIAVALPDGKVLVGGSNTNDGYKYDVMFPTELRIQKYSPPYLDPALAYLRPSIVNTATPKQIRYGERFNIRINLNQKDVTKENVIVTMLAPPFTTHAVSMNMRLLMLGIFDIKKEVRDLHQIHAVAPPSGKVAPPGYYLLSVVYQGVPSVGEWIQIV; encoded by the exons ATGAGAGCCTCGAGAAGACTCTTATGGAAACTATCTGTCATTGTTTTGTTGGCAGTCTATTCTCAACCATCCTTCTCTGAGGAAGAAAACTGCCCAGCCAATGCTGGTTCATCCGAGACTGGGAACAGACGCGAAGCGGCTGAGCTAAAACAACCGGAACAAGGAAACCTTCCTGAGATGAATTGGCCAGGAAAATGGGAGTTATTCCTGAAGAACTCTGGCGTATCCGCTATGCACGCCATTCTTATGCCAAAGATCAACCAAGTGCAGTTTTATGATGCAACCATCTGGAGAATTTCAAAGATCAAACTCCCTCCTGGTGTACCTTGCCATGTTTATGACACAAAGACAGGTGCCACTGATTGTTGGGCTCACTCCGTTCTCGTCGATATCGAAACCGGAAACATCAGGCCTCTCGCG CTTTCAACGGACACATGGTGTTCCTCAGGAGGCTTAACCATAAATGGTACATTGGTAAGCACAGGAGGGTTCCAAGGAGGAGGAAACACGGCGAGATACCTTGCGACCTGCAAAAACTGCGGCTGGGTGGAGTATCCAACGGCATTAGCTGCAAGGAGATGGTACTCAACCCAAGCCACTCTCCCTGACGGCAGATTCGTCGTCGTTGGAGGCCGAGACGCTCTCAACTACGAGTACATCCTTCCCGAAGGGATGGACAACAAGAAACTCTACGACTCGCCGCTCCTTAGAGAAACAGATGACCCAGCAGAAAACAATCTATACCCTTTCGTTTGGCTCAACACCGATGGTAACCTCTTCATGTTCGCCAACAACCGTTCCATCCTTCTTAACCCCAACACAAACAGAGTCATCAGAGAGTTCCCCCAGCTCCCCGGTGGTGCTCGTAACTACCCTGGCTCCGCCTCCTCCGCTCTTCTCCCTATCCGCCTCGGCACCGAAAACCCCGCCGTCATCCCTGCCGACGTCATCATCTGCGGTGGCGCCAAACAAGACGCGTTCTACCGAGCCGAAACCAAGAAGGTCTACGAACCAGCCTTGAAAGATTGCAACAGGATCACCATCACCAGTAGGAACCCCCAATGGATCACCGAGACGATGCCGATGCCACGTGTCATGAGCGACGCTGTCCTCCTCCCCAACGGAGAAGTTTTAATCATCAACGGAGTGAGACGTGGAACCTCGGGATGGGGTAACGGCAGAGACCCAATATTCACCCCGATCATTTACGCGCCGAACAAACCGTTAGGCCAACGTTTCAAAGAGCTCGCTCCTTCCCCTATCCCCCGCGTCTACCACTCCATCGCGGTCGCTCTCCCCGACGGCAAAGTCCTCGTAGGTGGAAGCAACACTAACGACGGTTACAAGTACGACGTCATGTTCCCGACCGAGCTCCGCATCCAGAAATACTCCCCGCCTTACCTCGACCCGGCTCTCGCCTACTTGAGACCATCCATCGTGAACACCGCCACACCGAAACAGATCAGGTACGGAGAGAGGTTTAACATAAGGATCAACCTTAACCAGAAAGACGTGACGAAGGAGAACGTTATAGTTACAATGTTGGCACCACCGTTTACCACGCACGCCGTGTCGATGAACATGAGGTTGCTCATGTTGGGTATCTTTGATATCAAGAAAGAGGTTCGCGACCTTCATCAGATCCATGCCGTTGCTCCTCCCAGTGGAAAAGTTGCTCCTCCTGGCTATTATCTTCTCTCTGTTGTCTACCAAGGTGTTCCTAGCGTTGGAGAATGGATCCAAATCGTCTGA